One genomic window of Paeniglutamicibacter sp. Y32M11 includes the following:
- a CDS encoding cystathionine beta-synthase: protein MKYASTVLDLIGNTPLVKLNSVTAGIDATILVKLEYLNPGGSIKDRISLKMVERAEAEGLLQPGGTIVEPTSGNTGVGLAMVGQLKGYKTIFVTPDKVGEEKRDVLRAYGAEVVVTPTAVAPDSPESYYGVSDRLVREIEGAYKPDQFSNPAAPDSHYESTGPEIWNDTDGTLTHVVIGAGTGGTITGTGRYLKEISADRASGPVKVIGADPDGSVYSGGTGRPYFVEGVGEDMWPGNYDASVPDEIIAVTDADAFSMTRRLAKEEGLLVGGSSGMAVVAALAVAKDLPAEAIVVVILPDGGRGYLGKIFNDNWMRSYGFLRDDTADTVGALLTAKPTDLPDLVHTHMNETVRDAVAIMNEYGVSALPVLSAEPPVRIGEVRGYIDERTLTEKLFRNEIALTDPVGPMVTAALPLIGIHETIDRAKEQLSTHDALLVTDDGAAVGVITRHDLLTYLTH, encoded by the coding sequence ATGAAGTATGCGAGCACAGTCCTGGACCTGATTGGGAACACCCCGCTGGTCAAGCTAAATTCGGTCACCGCAGGCATCGATGCCACGATTCTGGTGAAGCTGGAATACCTGAACCCCGGCGGATCCATCAAGGACCGTATTTCCCTAAAAATGGTCGAGCGGGCCGAGGCAGAGGGGCTTCTGCAGCCCGGCGGAACCATCGTGGAACCCACCAGTGGCAACACCGGTGTGGGACTGGCCATGGTGGGTCAGCTCAAGGGATACAAAACCATCTTCGTGACCCCCGATAAGGTCGGCGAAGAAAAGCGCGACGTGCTGCGCGCCTACGGAGCCGAGGTGGTGGTGACCCCCACCGCGGTGGCGCCTGATTCCCCCGAGTCCTACTACGGCGTCTCCGATCGCCTGGTGCGCGAGATCGAAGGCGCCTACAAGCCCGACCAGTTCTCCAACCCGGCTGCCCCGGATAGCCACTACGAATCCACCGGTCCAGAAATCTGGAACGATACCGATGGCACGCTGACCCATGTGGTCATCGGCGCCGGTACCGGCGGAACCATCACCGGCACCGGACGCTACCTCAAAGAGATCTCCGCCGACCGCGCCTCGGGACCGGTCAAGGTCATCGGTGCCGACCCCGACGGTTCGGTCTACTCCGGGGGCACCGGCCGCCCCTACTTCGTTGAAGGTGTTGGCGAAGACATGTGGCCGGGCAACTACGATGCCTCGGTGCCCGACGAGATCATCGCCGTCACCGACGCCGATGCCTTCTCGATGACCCGCCGCCTAGCCAAGGAAGAGGGGCTGCTGGTTGGCGGATCCTCCGGCATGGCAGTAGTCGCCGCCCTGGCGGTGGCCAAGGATCTTCCTGCCGAGGCCATCGTGGTGGTCATCCTTCCCGATGGCGGCCGCGGCTACCTGGGCAAGATCTTCAACGATAACTGGATGCGTTCCTATGGTTTCCTGCGCGATGACACGGCCGACACCGTTGGCGCCCTGCTCACCGCGAAGCCGACGGACCTGCCGGATTTGGTGCATACCCACATGAACGAGACGGTGCGCGACGCCGTGGCGATCATGAATGAATACGGCGTCTCGGCCCTACCGGTGCTCTCCGCCGAACCGCCCGTACGCATTGGCGAGGTGCGCGGCTACATTGATGAGCGCACCCTGACCGAAAAGCTGTTCCGCAACGAGATCGCGCTGACCGATCCGGTGGGCCCGATGGTCACCGCCGCACTGCCCCTCATTGGCATCCATGAAACCATTGACCGTGCCAAGGAACAGCTCTCGACGCACGACGCCCTGTTGGTCACCGACGACGGGGCAGCGGTTGGCGTTATCACCCGCCATGACCTGCTGACCTACCTCACCCACTAA
- a CDS encoding co-chaperone YbbN, with translation MATINITESEFTTTLEENDIVFVDFWAAWCGPCRQFAPVYDKTSEKFPEVTFAKVDTEAEQGLARSANITSIPTLMAFRDKVLVFSQPGAMNAAQLDDLVVAVKGIDMQQVHAQIAQQEAQAQ, from the coding sequence ATGGCTACTATCAATATCACCGAGTCTGAGTTCACGACGACGCTGGAAGAAAATGACATTGTCTTCGTGGATTTCTGGGCTGCGTGGTGCGGACCCTGCCGCCAATTTGCACCGGTCTACGACAAAACTTCGGAAAAATTCCCTGAGGTGACATTCGCAAAGGTTGATACCGAGGCGGAGCAGGGATTGGCACGCTCGGCAAACATCACTTCGATTCCCACGCTCATGGCCTTCAGGGACAAGGTGCTGGTCTTCTCGCAGCCCGGTGCCATGAACGCGGCGCAACTTGATGACCTCGTCGTGGCGGTCAAGGGTATCGATATGCAGCAGGTCCATGCGCAGATCGCGCAGCAAGAAGCCCAAGCCCAGTAG
- a CDS encoding DNA-3-methyladenine glycosylase: protein MNDVPHPSETSAEAQASWKPAGAYALRQTLGILQRGAGDPTVQLNDSSAWLCFHTAGGPASVLVRRVPEAGAGFTISAWGDGAGHAVERGLHLLGAYDDWEEFDVAENREALHPVVARSRKFNPGLRFPSTGRVFDALLPAILEQKVTVLEAHFAWRYICRAVGEIPPGPTPELMRLPPTPAAIRSLQPWQWHQARVDAQRSSTAVRAAGAAASLERWALLELGAKRENVMGAGTLQAALASIPGVGPWSIAEVLQRTHGSPDHISVGDFHLAAFVGQVLTGRRVDDDGMLALLQPFAGHRQRVIRLIGLSGQHKQAFGPRLAPMDHRRR, encoded by the coding sequence ATGAACGACGTACCGCATCCCTCTGAGACCAGCGCCGAGGCACAGGCTTCGTGGAAGCCAGCTGGTGCCTACGCGTTACGACAAACCCTGGGAATTCTGCAGCGCGGGGCCGGTGATCCCACGGTACAACTCAATGATTCCAGCGCATGGTTGTGCTTCCATACCGCTGGTGGGCCCGCAAGCGTTCTGGTGCGCAGGGTCCCGGAGGCAGGGGCCGGATTCACGATCTCCGCTTGGGGTGATGGCGCCGGACATGCAGTTGAACGCGGTTTGCATTTACTCGGTGCGTACGACGATTGGGAAGAATTCGACGTGGCAGAAAACAGGGAGGCTTTGCACCCGGTCGTGGCCCGTAGCCGGAAATTTAATCCCGGGCTGCGGTTTCCCTCCACGGGACGCGTTTTTGATGCTTTGCTCCCGGCCATCCTTGAGCAAAAGGTCACGGTCCTCGAGGCGCATTTCGCATGGCGCTATATTTGCCGTGCCGTTGGCGAGATTCCCCCGGGGCCCACTCCGGAACTGATGCGTTTGCCGCCGACGCCCGCCGCGATCAGATCCCTGCAGCCGTGGCAATGGCACCAGGCGCGCGTTGATGCTCAACGTTCGTCCACCGCCGTTCGGGCCGCGGGCGCCGCAGCCAGCCTTGAACGCTGGGCGCTACTGGAGCTGGGCGCCAAGCGGGAGAACGTGATGGGAGCCGGGACACTACAGGCCGCACTGGCATCGATACCGGGAGTTGGTCCCTGGAGCATTGCGGAGGTCTTGCAGCGCACCCATGGTTCACCGGACCATATATCGGTGGGCGACTTCCATTTGGCCGCATTTGTTGGTCAGGTACTCACCGGCCGGCGAGTTGACGATGACGGGATGTTAGCTCTGCTTCAACCCTTTGCTGGGCATCGACAGCGCGTCATCCGCCTGATTGGGTTATCCGGTCAACACAAACAGGCCTTTGGCCCGAGGTTGGCACCGATGGATCACCGACGCCGATAA